The sequence AGACTGCAACTTTGGCAAAATCTATCCCTATATACAATGTAAAAGAATTGAGCTCTTCTATCTCTTCTATTCCAAATCCTTGTATCATAGACATTTCAACTAATATAAAAATAACCGATACTAAAAGAACTAAAGTAATCATTGTTGAAATAAATGCGGCAATCGATTTGATCGACACATTATTGATATAAAACAAATTAATGCAACTAATGACCGTACAGGCTATTAAGGTGATGATAATGGGATTATTTTTGGAGCCCATCAAAAGCATGGTCGCAAATGTTACGCCAAAATTTAAAAAAAGAGCAATAAAAGACCTTGTTCCTTTTTCACCGCCGACAAACTTCATTAGGATAAATAAAATGACCGCTAAACACACTAATACACTCATTTTGCTGCACTCTTTTTGCGAATGAAATAAGTCGCTGTATAGATGCTGATCGGAATGGTTAAGACAATACCGATACTTCCAACAAGCGCCCTAGTCAATTCCAAGGATAAATTCATAGATAAGGTGTACCCCAATGCAGAGCCGTTTTTTAAATAGAGAAGGACCATAGGAATACTTCCGCTAACATACGCAAAAAACAAAACATTCGTCATTGTACCCATGATGTCTTTGCCTATTTCCATACCAGATGCCTTTAAGTCTTTTAGCGGAATATCTTTATTTTTATCATACAGTTCATAAAGCGAAGAGGTTATGGTAATTGCAATATCCATTACAGCTCCTAAAGAACCAACTAGAATGCTGGCTAAAAACACTTTTTGCGGCGATCTCGTTATAAACGCCATTTCCTCGTATCTAAGACCTTTTTCAGCCGTCAGAACCATGACTATGTACGCTATAAGCAATGCGGAAAAAGTTCCTGCCAATGTCGCTAGGATAGCAGCATACGTTTTTTCATTGTTTCCGCTGATCAATAACAAAGAAGTAACCGTGAAAAAAACCACTAACCCGCCGCAAATAAGCAGTAAACTGGCACGTTCTGAGTTTACATAGTTATTTAATGCGAGTGACAACACTAAGACGTTGATAATTAAACTGATTAGCGAAAACAATCCGCTTCTTTTGCCAATAAGCAATACCGTTAGGATAAATAACCACGCTGCCACCACAACATACTTATCTCGTTTTGGACCGTCAATAACGCCTCTCAAGCTCTCTCCATTATTAGTTTGGATTGAGACAAATAATTCATCTCCTATTTGATAGTTGTGGTCATATGCCCCCGATGAGGAGTATTTATTTTCTAATGAGATCAGTTGTCCTTTTCGGTCTCCATTTTTTATTTTTCCAACTAAATGTTGATAAAACAAATGATCTTTAGTATTAGGTAAATCAATCGCTTCCTGTTCTTCTTTAAGTGTTGCTTCTACTACTTCAGCTATGGGCTGTTCATATAAGTGAAAATTGTTTTGCACAAACACTATCGATGAGATGAGACACAGCAAAATAAAGCCATATAAAAAAAACGCTTTTTTCCCTAAATTAATTTTCAAAGAAAAACCTCCATTATACAAATTCCCACTCACTTGATTGATTTTATGTATACGAAAAAGGACATTTTCCTACACAAAATACAGCAAGCAAATCTTCACTATTGTAACATATATTTTTTTGCTAACGAGTGAAGCCCAGTTTTCATATCAAATAAGAAAAGAACAGCTAAAAATAATTTAGCTGTTCTCGGGTATTTTAAGCCTATATTTTGATTAAAAAGAGAAGATTATTAGTATACTATTAAAAAAAAGGGGAGAAAACAATGAAGAAACCGAATGCATTAAAAAAAGGAGATAAAGTAGCTATTGTCAGTCTTTCAAGTGGTATCTTGGGAGAAGATTTTTGTTCCCATCAACTTGAGTTAGGGAAAAAGCGTTTAATGACATTAGGATTGGAGCCTGTCTTTATGCGCAATTCTTTAAAAGGGATAGACTATTTAAAACAGCATCCTGAATCGCGTGCTCAAGATTTAAAAGAAGCTTTTCGAAATCCAGCTATCAAAGGAATAATCTGTGCTATTGGAGGCGATGATACATATCGTTTATTGCCATTCTTATTAGAGGACAAGGAATTTATTCAGAATGTGCAAGCGAATCCCAAGTTATTTACAGGATTTTCCGATACCACTATCAATCACTTAATGTTCTACCAGTTGGGGATGGTCTCTTTTTATGGCCCTAATTTTATCAATGATGTAGCGGAACTCGCTGATGATTTGTTGCCATATACGAAAACCACATTGCAATCTTATTTAGAAGGACATGAACTACACGAAATTCTTTCAAGTAAGTTCTGGTATGAAGAACGCACTGATTTCTCTCAAACAGCGGTAGGGACCGAGCGCATCCAGCACCTTGAAAAAAAAGGGTACGAAGTTTTACAAGGATCAGGTTCCTTTTCCGGACCTTTGTTAGGAGGGTGTTTAGAAAGTTTCTATGATTTGCTGGCTGGAGAACGTTATCCAGATGAAGTTGAGATAAGTCAGAAGTACCATTTGTTTCCTTCTATAGAACAATGGGAAGGAAAAATCCTGTTTCTAGAAACCAGTGAGGAAAAACCTTCTCCGGAGGAATTAGAAAAAGAATTAATGACTTTAAAACAAACCGGTATTTTCTCTGTTATCAACGGCATATTAGTTGGAAAACCGCAAGATGAAGTTTATTATGAAGAGTACAAAAAAATCTATAAAAAGGTTGTCTCTGATGACACAATGCCCATATTGTATAACGTTAATTTTGGACATGCTTACCCGCATTGTGCGTTGCCTTATGGGATACATACAACGGTAGATTTAACTGAAAAAACGATTTCTTTTAATGAATCATATTTCCAAACTACTGAGCATAAGGAATGGTGAAGGTTTATTGTAGGAACCTTAAGCGCTGGGCTATAAATAAGCGAAACAATATTGATTCCTGAAACTCAACCAGTCCAATCTTATAGATGCAATAAGCAAATGGAAATTATGGAACAAAATCATTATCGGAAAATAGTTTGTTGAATGCCACTGGTATGAATCCTTATGAAAAAGCAGAGAGGTTTTATACTAGCAATTTTTATTCTATCTCCAGAATACAACTAAAATTTAGAGGTTGAGATAAAAGTCTCAACCTCTTTTCCATTTATTAACTATTTTTTCTTAAACGTGCTCCAGTGTTTCGAGTCTGAACGCTTTTTTCCACTTTCTTTTTTTAGGAAATGTACTCCTTTTTTAACAAAGCCATTAAGTAGGCATTTTTATATTTTCCATTAGTATAGAACTGTTCTCTCAACAAGCCTTCTTTTTTAAAACCTTGAGATTCATAAATGTAGACTGCTTTTTCATTATCAGTGTCAACGTATAAATATATTTTATGCATATTCAAAACATCAAAAGCATAATTTGTTGCCCTTTCAAAAGCAAATTTAGCATAACCTTTACCACTGAATTCTGGTTTGATAATGATTTGAATTTCACAATTACGATGTATGTAATTGATTTCGACTAATTCAACTATGCCCACAATATTTTTATCATCTTCTACAATAAATCTTCTTTCAGACTCATCTAATAGATGTTTATCGAAAAGGTATTGCAATTCAGTAAGTGATTCATAAGGTTCTTCAAACCAGTAAGACATAATAGAATGTTCATTATTTAACTCGTGTACAACAGGTAGATCATTAATTTCTAGTGCTCTAAGTTTCAAAATAATCTCTCCTATTTATAATATATACCTATACTACCTTATTCTATCTCTGGAATACAATCCTTATAAACTACTTGAATAGACTATCTTCATTCAGGAATGTCTGTTCTTTTATATGCGCATGTGTAATACAAAGGGGAGTTGAACCTTTATTATCCTTAACTGTTCAGTGCATTAAGATGTAAGAACAGCAGATCTACTTATGAAAGGTTTGCTATTCTTAATACTTATCTTCGTTACTTTAATGAAATTTTCCATCACTTCGCGACTTTGGTAACAGAGAAATAACTTTAGACCTTAGGTTATTATTTCCCTTTTTTGTCGGTTTTCGCTAAAATTGAAAAAAAGGAGTTGCTATAAATGAATGAAGCAATGAAAGTAGAAAATATTAAAGAATACATGAAACCACTAGATGTTGAGGTATCGCAAAATTTTGTATACGGTTATACAGAACCAGGATTGCTATCTTCTTTTACTTATGGAGCATTAGCATCTTTTGTGGATATGAGTCACTTTTTACTGGTCTTTTCGCCAGAAGAAATTGTTTTGGTTGGTTTAACATTGATGGGTGACTTTGCAGACACCTATGTTCGTATTCCCCGGAAGGATATTGAACTATCTAAAGCAAAAAAAGGCTTGATCCAATATAAAATAGAATTAAAAGTTAAAGGAGATAAAAAGCTGAAGTTTAAGGCGAATAAAATGATAGCGGCTGCGAAATGGCAAAAGGGCAACATAGCTTTCCTTGAATCGAATAACTGGTATCAGCCATAAGAAATTCCATATGGATAAAAAAGAGCGATTGCTGTTACTGAGTGTATATAACTATATAAGTGATATTTTGCGATCTTCTCACTCGTTTTTTATTGAATTCAAAACCCGTTTTTTTAGAATAGATTTCGTTCAATATAATATATAATTGAAGTACATATAAAAGTCTTCATTTTCTAACTAAGGAAAGGGCTGAGTGGTGTGAGTGATCGCGAAAAACAACAAAAATACAATCGAGAAAACAATATATCTGGTTCGATGTACGCAAGAGTAAATGTCGGACAAAATGCGGATAAAAATAAGCTTGATAGTGCAAAAATGTCTCATACTGGCGGCAGTATGAACAATAAAGATGAAAGAGTAATAGATAATAATTCTCTTACTTATACTGTTTTGTATTATGTAATAGGATTTTTAGTTTCTTTTGTGATTGGCTTTATTCTTTTTCGATTATTTCATAACTATTTTTATAATGAAGGAATAAATGAATTGCTGCCATCTTTGTTATTAATCAGTATATCTCTTATAAGCGGGTTCTTGAGTTCAAGACTTGTTCTAAAAAAGATGAAGTAACAGGAATTGTTTTTTTGGATTTATAGTGGAATGACAACAATACTTTTATACGTACTAAAATCGTATATGAAAAAAGCTGGACCAAATTAATTTGGTTCAACTTTTTTTGGTTACAACTATTCGCAGCAATTTTATTGTTACAATTAGTTTTAGAGAATGTAAATTTAAAGAAGCGGGAGTTATGGTAGAAATGACTAGGGATTATGTTTTATTAGCAGTATTAGCTCTAATGGCAGTATTAACAGTAAGTTTTTTAACATTAGGAATTTGGTTGTATTTGAAGGAACGAAGAATTAAGAAAAATAGCATTAACCATATACTAGGGGAAGTGGTTAATTACTCATATAACCAATCACGGGCACCGGTCGTAGAATATGAAGTCAACGGTAAAAATTATAAAACCGCTTTGCGCTATTCAGTAGTCATAACAACTTCATCTACTTTTAAACCTATAAAATCAAAGGTAAAAGGCGATATACTAGACACGAAATTGAGAATTAGAAATAATTCTGCAGCTTCTATCAATATGACCATGCAAGAAGCCTTTCCACTAGGAAGTTATATGAACGTTTATTACAATCCTGATAAGCCAAAAGAGTCTTTTGTTGAGCGTTTTGCACCAAGTTATATAGGGCTGGTATTTATGTTTGCTTCAATTATTCCTCTATGTGGTATTGTTTTGATTACTCTTTTTTCCTGAATAGAGATAAAAAAAGTGCTCAGACTTTTCAAAAGCCTGAGCACTTTTTTAAGCATTTTCTATATTAGTTTGAATGGCAGCTTTTTTATCTTGCGCTGCATGCATTTTAACCATTACGAAACGGGCAAATGGCTGAATAATAACACTCTCGAAAAATAGAGCGAGCAAGAAATTACGAGGCCAAGCGTTGATAAAGTGAGTAAAGCTATCGGCTGATAAACCATTTCCGAAAATATCTCCAATAATCGTCATCGTAAAGGACATTCCCAATACTGTAAAAAGCGTGCGGAACATAATACGAGCAGCAAAGCCGTCTGTTGGTGAAATAAATTTAGAAGATATAAATTCTGCCCAGCGGCCGATTGCTAGTGGCTCAATAATCATAACGATAACCCAAATAATAGGTAGTGCGACTAACATGGTCATTGCAACATCTTTGTTGAATTCTCCAGCTGCAATGATCATGTTGATGGAGCCCATTACTAATACTGATAAAGTTACGATAATTGTGCCATATAAAAAGCCCTCTTTACCGTTTTTTGGTAATCTGTTTTCTTGTTGCATAATTATTTTTCTTCCTTTCGAAATCCATATTTGAGACCGACGCTAAATAGATAAGCAAATACAGCGATGAATAATATGCCAATAATAAATTACGCTATGGAGCGAATAAATGTCAGACATATCCATAAGCTGCATTAAATGCAAGTTGTACTGAAGATGTACCCAGTTTAATAAATGCAATAGTAAAGGGCTGCTTTTACGCAGCCCCAATTTTTATATTAACAAAGTCTATAAATGGGCTCTGTCTAATTTAATTGTTCACTTTTAAGATACTTGGCAATAATGCGGCAACTGTTTTTAAAGGTTTTGCGGATTTTTGCGTTAAACAAAGCATCATTGCGCCTTCGATTGAAGCTGTCAGCAATAGTGCCATAGCAGAAGCTGATTCATCTGAATAACCATTTGTTAACAGCTTCTTGCAGTAAAGGTGTTGAAGATTTTCATATAGAGCATTACAAGCAGTGCGGACCGGTTCACTCATCGTGGCCATTTCACTAACAATGCTGCTAAATGTATAGCCGATAATAGTGCCATTCTGTTCAAAGCTGTGAACCAACTTATCGATCATTGAGAGTATAGCGTCCTCAGCTGATGGGTATCGATTAAAAATAGCTTCGATATCTGTGGTGATGGCTTCATTCAAACCTTGCAAACAAGTAATCAATAATTCTTCTTTTCCATTTGGAAAATGATGATAGAGAGCTCCTTTTGTAACATTACAGGCTTTTAAAATCTCGTTAAGACCGACATTTTTATAGCCTTTTTGCTGAAAAAGGGACGTAGCAGTATCAATTAATAGCGATTTTGTATTCATATTTGATGTATTTCTCCTAACATACCAACGGGTCTGTTTGTTAGTATAGCAAACCTTTGCCCAAAAACATAGCTTTAAATTGAAAAAATTAAAACTAAATGAAAGCTTAACTGGCAAGGCATACGCCTTGTTTTAAAAAATTGGTTCAGAGACTTAGGAGAAATTTTTGTTTAGCCAATGATTAAGAACGCAACCATTTTGTCCATACTTCAGTTGTCTGAGTTCTAATAGAAAAAAATTTAAAAAATTATTCTATTTAAACCAACTTGTTTTGTATTACAAGGGATTATTAGTTTCGTGATGTAGCTTACTCTATTTCGAAAAGATTCACCATCTTAAAAAAATTTAAAAGAACCTTTTATTAGTTAAAAACAAAAGGGTTGACAGTTAACGATTACAGATGTAAACTAAGTATAGAATTAAACGACTACGGATGTAAACGAAAAGAGGGTCTTAAATGACAACGAAAGTAAAAACAACGATTACTGAAGCTGAATGGGAAGTAATGCGGGTTGCATGGACAGCTGAAACGGTTACGAGCAAAGAAATCGTGGCTGTATTAAAAGACAAAATGAATTGGAAACCAGCTACGATCAAAACATTGATAGGAAGACTGGTTGAAAAAGGATTATTAGCCACTGAACCAGTGGGGAATAAATTTATTTACACACCTACTGTTAGTGAAGAAGATAGTGTTAAAAACGTGACACTGGATGTGTTTTCACAAATGTGCAATAAAAAGGTTGGCACAACGCTTGCCAATTTATTGGCAGAAGCAACCTTGAGCCATGAAGACGTGAGATTGTTAGAAGAAGTTTTAGCTCAGAAAAAGAAGGAAGCTGTAGATGAAGTAGCATGTAATTGTGCTCCTGGCCAATGCAATTGCTAGTAGTAAGAAAAAAATAAGGAGGAGAGAGTATGACTCATAAAACATTTACGATTGAAGGCATGACGTGTGCTTCGTGTGCACAAACGGTTGAAAAAGCTGCTAAA is a genomic window of Carnobacterium sp. CP1 containing:
- a CDS encoding TetR/AcrR family transcriptional regulator gives rise to the protein MNTKSLLIDTATSLFQQKGYKNVGLNEILKACNVTKGALYHHFPNGKEELLITCLQGLNEAITTDIEAIFNRYPSAEDAILSMIDKLVHSFEQNGTIIGYTFSSIVSEMATMSEPVRTACNALYENLQHLYCKKLLTNGYSDESASAMALLLTASIEGAMMLCLTQKSAKPLKTVAALLPSILKVNN
- a CDS encoding YibE/F family protein, which codes for MKINLGKKAFFLYGFILLCLISSIVFVQNNFHLYEQPIAEVVEATLKEEQEAIDLPNTKDHLFYQHLVGKIKNGDRKGQLISLENKYSSSGAYDHNYQIGDELFVSIQTNNGESLRGVIDGPKRDKYVVVAAWLFILTVLLIGKRSGLFSLISLIINVLVLSLALNNYVNSERASLLLICGGLVVFFTVTSLLLISGNNEKTYAAILATLAGTFSALLIAYIVMVLTAEKGLRYEEMAFITRSPQKVFLASILVGSLGAVMDIAITITSSLYELYDKNKDIPLKDLKASGMEIGKDIMGTMTNVLFFAYVSGSIPMVLLYLKNGSALGYTLSMNLSLELTRALVGSIGIVLTIPISIYTATYFIRKKSAAK
- a CDS encoding DUF3592 domain-containing protein; this translates as MVEMTRDYVLLAVLALMAVLTVSFLTLGIWLYLKERRIKKNSINHILGEVVNYSYNQSRAPVVEYEVNGKNYKTALRYSVVITTSSTFKPIKSKVKGDILDTKLRIRNNSAASINMTMQEAFPLGSYMNVYYNPDKPKESFVERFAPSYIGLVFMFASIIPLCGIVLITLFS
- a CDS encoding CopY/TcrY family copper transport repressor, encoding MTTKVKTTITEAEWEVMRVAWTAETVTSKEIVAVLKDKMNWKPATIKTLIGRLVEKGLLATEPVGNKFIYTPTVSEEDSVKNVTLDVFSQMCNKKVGTTLANLLAEATLSHEDVRLLEEVLAQKKKEAVDEVACNCAPGQCNC
- a CDS encoding GNAT family N-acetyltransferase, with amino-acid sequence MKLRALEINDLPVVHELNNEHSIMSYWFEEPYESLTELQYLFDKHLLDESERRFIVEDDKNIVGIVELVEINYIHRNCEIQIIIKPEFSGKGYAKFAFERATNYAFDVLNMHKIYLYVDTDNEKAVYIYESQGFKKEGLLREQFYTNGKYKNAYLMALLKKEYIS
- a CDS encoding S66 family peptidase, whose amino-acid sequence is MKKPNALKKGDKVAIVSLSSGILGEDFCSHQLELGKKRLMTLGLEPVFMRNSLKGIDYLKQHPESRAQDLKEAFRNPAIKGIICAIGGDDTYRLLPFLLEDKEFIQNVQANPKLFTGFSDTTINHLMFYQLGMVSFYGPNFINDVAELADDLLPYTKTTLQSYLEGHELHEILSSKFWYEERTDFSQTAVGTERIQHLEKKGYEVLQGSGSFSGPLLGGCLESFYDLLAGERYPDEVEISQKYHLFPSIEQWEGKILFLETSEEKPSPEELEKELMTLKQTGIFSVINGILVGKPQDEVYYEEYKKIYKKVVSDDTMPILYNVNFGHAYPHCALPYGIHTTVDLTEKTISFNESYFQTTEHKEW